A region from the Rosa rugosa chromosome 6, drRosRugo1.1, whole genome shotgun sequence genome encodes:
- the LOC133715731 gene encoding AT-hook motif nuclear-localized protein 22, producing the protein MDPVAAHGRPLPPPFLTRDLHLNHPHHQFQHHPHLLHHQNSEDEQNSSGLNHHRGIKRDRDENISGATTTNSLEGKDQLGGSTSGEGGEITRRPRGRPAGSKNKAKPPIIITRDSANALRSHVMEVANGCDIMDSISTFARRRQRGVCILSGSGTVTNVTLRQPASPGAVVTLHGRFEILSLSGSFLPPPAPPAASGLTIYLAGGQGQVVGGSVVGPLLASGPVVIMAASFGNAAYERLPLEEEEATAVTPMPGSGPLGSPGIGGGEHQQQSQVQQVQQQMLQDANNSSPSSSLFHGMQQNLLNSVQLPAEAYWGTARPPY; encoded by the coding sequence ATGGATCCGGTTGCAGCACACGGCCGACCACTTCCGCCTCCGTTTTTGACGAGAGATCTTCATCTAAATCACCCTCATCATCAGTTCCAACACCACCCtcatctcctccaccaccaGAATTCTGAAGACGAGCAGAACAGCTCCGGCTTAAACCACCACCGCGGAATCAAGCGCGACCGGGACGAGAACATCTCCGGCGCCACCACCACGAACTCGCTGGAAGGCAAGGACCAGCTTGGTGGGTCCACTAGCGGAGAAGGCGGCGAGATCACGAGACGACCTCGTGGCCGACCCGCTGGCTCCAAGAACAAGGCCAAACCCCCAATCATCATCACGCGCGACAGCGCCAACGCGTTGCGGTCTCACGTCATGGAGGTCGCCAACGGCTGCGACATCATGgactccatctccaccttcgCCCGCCGGAGACAAAGAGGCGTTTGCATTCTCAGCGGCAGCGGCACCGTCACCAATGTAACCCTCCGCCAGCCAGCTTCGCCCGGCGCCGTGGTCACCCTCCACGGTAGGTTCGAAATTCTTTCCCTTTCGGGATCATTCCTGCCCCCACCTGCTCCGCCCGCGGCGTCAGGACTCACCATTTACCTGGCTGGCGGGCAGGGACAGGTAGTCGGAGGCAGCGTCGTGGGCCCGCTCCTAGCGTCCGGCCCTGTGGTCATTATGGCAGCGAGCTTCGGTAATGCTGCCTACGAGAGACTGCccctggaggaggaggaggccacGGCGGTGACGCCTATGCCTGGAAGCGGGCCCCTTGGCTCCCCCGGAATTGGCGGAGGAGAGCACCAGCAACAGTCACAAGTTCAACAAGTACAGCAGCAGATGTTGCAAGATGCTAATAACTCATCACCTTCTTCCTCACTCTTTCATGGGATGCAGCAAAATCTTCTAAATTCGGTTCAATTGCCCGCTGAGGCATATTGGGGCACAGCTCGCCCTCCTTATTGA